Proteins from one Flammeovirgaceae bacterium genomic window:
- a CDS encoding PASTA domain-containing protein, whose product MANLVIAAAALSFLSIFYFYIYLPNSTNHGETITVPDLEGMDLGKIDEFLSGHDLRYEVSDSSYSDEFPPLTVLQQFPKPGSKVKENRKVYITINRVTPPTVPMPDLVDRSRINAEVVLKSNELRRGHIILEPSPFLNLVKEMRYMGKPIDAGTRVPKGAVIDLVVGDGNGRTDFRIGSLIGDSYETALFKLQGWNLHLGVVEIPAGVDTTGTSPVVYKQYPEVNEQVRVGDPVDLWLAPPGYKEPNDMEEEPGTDEL is encoded by the coding sequence ATGGCCAACCTTGTGATTGCCGCAGCGGCACTGTCCTTCCTTTCCATTTTTTATTTTTATATCTATTTGCCCAACAGCACCAACCACGGGGAAACCATTACGGTGCCAGACCTGGAAGGGATGGACCTCGGGAAAATTGACGAATTCCTGTCCGGCCATGACCTTCGGTATGAGGTCAGCGACTCTTCGTACTCCGATGAATTTCCACCCCTCACGGTGCTGCAGCAATTTCCCAAGCCGGGGTCGAAGGTAAAGGAAAACAGAAAGGTCTACATCACCATCAATAGGGTTACCCCTCCCACGGTGCCCATGCCCGACCTCGTGGACCGCTCGCGCATCAATGCCGAGGTGGTCCTGAAAAGCAATGAGCTGAGGAGGGGCCATATCATCCTTGAGCCCAGCCCCTTCCTCAACCTGGTAAAAGAAATGCGGTACATGGGCAAGCCCATTGATGCGGGCACCCGGGTGCCCAAGGGGGCGGTCATCGACCTGGTGGTGGGCGATGGCAACGGCAGGACCGACTTCAGGATTGGCAGCCTGATAGGCGACAGCTACGAGACGGCCCTGTTCAAGCTGCAGGGGTGGAACCTGCACCTGGGCGTGGTGGAAATCCCAGCTGGGGTGGATACTACGGGCACCTCACCGGTCGTTTACAAACAATATCCTGAAGTAAACGAGCAGGTGCGGGTGGGCGATCCCGTGGATTTGTGGCTGGCCCCGCCAGGGTACAAGGAACCTAACGACATGGAAGAAGAGCCAGGAACCGATGAATTATAG
- a CDS encoding T9SS type A sorting domain-containing protein, translating into MNYRNICCLASIFFINAQVAFSQFTILPLPKEKPGPAAAGRTQALAPMPLPFWDDFSFSNVPGMPHDTLWQSGNSVSLNTGMGIRPPSLGVATFDGLNAAGSPYVANDPLAKGIADSLVSRPLALGQVPPAERNSVFLSFYYQFQGNGEPPDPGDQLRVLFKDVTGAWITVRTIENDGSLDPTVFMQTLVPVAGDAFFHDGFQFAIQSYGRLSGPYDTWNVDYVYLNKGRNASDTSYPDRTISIPLTSMVNGYYAMPYDHFMEDPAAHLTPPILSLHNLEYIPGNTTQSDVQPINYDSEDSIFVYRGGMETVYTHTLDMATSIGNPIQPLEFRQTPIQALPDLTPLSPLDSAVRIKLKLWINSGDNIVPSMANPLGDYNTVKYAPIDFRHNDTTRVEYILDNYYAYDDGTAEYGAALNQPGALLAYLFTLENTSKQDTLVALDFYFPEFGKDIGQSIDIQIRKDLSGDPGSFLHNQTENVVRGTKNHFWRVGLSRRVGVKGEFYVGWKQTTSTSLPIGLDKNTNSGDKIFFNTNGAWEQNMNLAGSLMIRPVFGKGDGIVTGWPLPEAHRVQFYPNPSHGSFIVEGEARIIKVYDVTGRTIGISVEKTPEGQRVQLLNARPGMYILHLFGPGGASSHRIRVD; encoded by the coding sequence ATGAATTATAGGAATATATGTTGCCTGGCTTCCATTTTCTTTATTAATGCCCAGGTGGCATTTTCACAATTTACCATTCTCCCCCTTCCCAAAGAAAAGCCCGGGCCGGCTGCCGCAGGGCGCACGCAGGCCCTTGCGCCCATGCCCCTGCCCTTCTGGGACGACTTTTCGTTTTCCAACGTTCCCGGCATGCCCCACGACACCTTGTGGCAATCGGGAAATTCCGTTTCGCTGAATACGGGCATGGGCATACGCCCCCCCTCCCTGGGGGTGGCCACCTTTGACGGGCTCAATGCCGCGGGAAGCCCGTATGTGGCCAACGACCCATTGGCCAAGGGCATTGCCGACAGCCTGGTGTCACGGCCCCTTGCGCTGGGCCAGGTGCCACCGGCAGAAAGGAACAGCGTCTTTTTAAGTTTTTATTACCAATTCCAGGGGAATGGCGAGCCGCCCGACCCGGGGGACCAACTGAGGGTGCTGTTTAAAGATGTGACGGGCGCCTGGATCACCGTGCGCACCATCGAAAATGACGGAAGCCTGGACCCCACGGTGTTTATGCAAACACTTGTCCCGGTGGCGGGTGACGCCTTCTTCCACGATGGCTTTCAGTTCGCCATCCAAAGCTATGGAAGGCTATCGGGGCCCTACGATACCTGGAACGTAGATTACGTGTACCTGAACAAAGGCAGGAACGCCAGCGACACCAGCTATCCCGACAGGACCATTTCCATCCCCCTCACCTCCATGGTAAACGGGTACTATGCCATGCCCTACGATCATTTTATGGAAGACCCTGCGGCCCACCTTACACCCCCCATTTTGTCGCTGCACAACCTAGAATATATCCCGGGCAATACCACCCAAAGCGATGTGCAACCCATCAATTACGACTCCGAAGACTCCATTTTCGTTTACCGCGGTGGCATGGAAACGGTGTATACGCACACCCTTGACATGGCCACTTCCATAGGAAACCCCATTCAGCCGTTGGAATTCAGGCAAACGCCCATCCAGGCCCTGCCGGATTTGACCCCACTCAGCCCATTGGATTCGGCCGTGCGCATAAAACTAAAGCTTTGGATCAACTCCGGTGACAATATAGTGCCTTCCATGGCCAACCCGCTGGGCGACTACAACACCGTGAAGTACGCCCCCATTGACTTCAGGCACAACGACACCACGCGGGTGGAGTACATCCTGGACAATTACTACGCCTATGACGATGGCACGGCAGAATATGGCGCGGCCCTCAACCAGCCCGGGGCGCTGCTCGCCTACCTGTTTACCCTGGAAAATACTTCGAAGCAAGACACTTTGGTGGCCCTAGACTTCTACTTCCCTGAGTTTGGCAAGGACATCGGGCAATCCATTGACATACAAATCCGGAAAGACCTTTCCGGGGACCCCGGCTCGTTCCTTCACAACCAAACGGAAAACGTGGTGCGTGGAACGAAGAACCATTTTTGGAGGGTGGGGCTGTCGAGGCGGGTGGGGGTAAAAGGCGAATTTTATGTGGGTTGGAAACAAACGACATCCACCTCCCTGCCCATTGGGCTGGACAAAAACACCAACTCCGGTGACAAAATATTTTTCAACACCAACGGGGCCTGGGAACAAAACATGAACCTTGCCGGCAGCCTGATGATACGCCCCGTATTTGGGAAAGGGGACGGCATCGTTACCGGGTGGCCATTGCCCGAAGCCCATCGTGTGCAATTTTACCCCAATCCTTCCCATGGCAGCTTTATAGTGGAAGGGGAAGCGAGGATCATAAAAGTATATGATGTGACCGGGCGCACCATCGGGATATCGGTGGAAAAAACCCCGGAGGGGCAACGGGTCCAGCTTTTAAACGCGCGGCCGGGGATGTATATTTTGCATCTCTTCGGCCCGGGCGGGGCTTCCTCCCATCGCATCAGGGTTGACTAG
- a CDS encoding D-alanine--D-alanine ligase: MTKLKVGILYGGRSVEHGVSINSARNIEAYIDKNQYETYCIGISTQGTWYATPTVSKEITKGRKLKLHLDGSCPRFEDEAGQVVALDVIFPVLHGTDGEDGSIQGLIKAMGLPMVGTGVLGSAVAMSKLVAKQLMQQAGIPVTDFLFFRHGQEGEIKFEEVKEKLGLPFMVKAANLGSSVGVSKVKSKEGFADALKDSFRYDDCVILEEYIKGREIECAILGNHPPEASLPGEIIINANYEFYTFDAKYVDGEAVKIDVPAQLDKKTSDLVREYSIKAYRQLQCEDFARVDLFVGENGKVYVNEINTIPGFTNSSMYPMMWKERGVSFTQLISRLIGLGMERHKEAQRTEKDFQSALKF, encoded by the coding sequence ATGACGAAGCTGAAAGTAGGTATCCTCTACGGGGGCAGGTCGGTGGAACATGGGGTTTCCATCAATTCGGCCCGGAACATAGAAGCCTATATTGACAAAAACCAATACGAAACCTATTGCATCGGCATTTCCACCCAGGGCACCTGGTACGCCACCCCTACGGTAAGCAAGGAAATCACAAAGGGGCGCAAGCTCAAGCTCCACCTTGACGGCAGTTGCCCGCGTTTTGAAGACGAAGCCGGCCAGGTTGTAGCGTTGGATGTCATTTTCCCGGTGCTTCACGGCACCGATGGGGAAGACGGAAGCATCCAGGGGCTGATAAAGGCGATGGGGCTGCCTATGGTGGGCACCGGGGTGCTGGGCTCTGCCGTGGCCATGAGCAAGCTGGTGGCCAAGCAACTCATGCAGCAGGCGGGAATTCCCGTTACGGATTTCCTGTTCTTCCGCCACGGCCAGGAGGGCGAAATAAAATTTGAAGAAGTGAAGGAAAAGCTGGGGCTGCCCTTTATGGTGAAGGCGGCCAACCTGGGGTCTTCCGTGGGGGTCTCCAAAGTAAAAAGCAAGGAAGGGTTTGCCGATGCCCTGAAGGACTCCTTCCGGTATGACGACTGCGTTATCCTGGAAGAATACATAAAAGGCAGGGAGATTGAATGCGCCATACTGGGCAACCATCCACCGGAGGCCTCCTTGCCAGGGGAGATCATCATCAATGCCAACTATGAATTTTATACCTTTGACGCCAAATACGTGGATGGCGAGGCCGTGAAAATCGATGTGCCCGCCCAACTGGACAAAAAAACAAGCGACCTCGTTCGGGAGTATTCCATCAAGGCCTATCGGCAATTGCAATGTGAGGACTTTGCCCGTGTTGATTTGTTCGTGGGCGAAAACGGCAAAGTGTACGTGAACGAAATCAATACCATTCCCGGCTTTACCAACTCCAGCATGTACCCCATGATGTGGAAAGAACGGGGCGTATCTTTTACCCAATTGATTTCCCGGCTGATCGGGCTGGGCATGGAACGGCACAAAGAGGCCCAAAGAACGGAAAAGGATTTTCAATCGGCCCTGAAGTTTTAG
- a CDS encoding site-2 protease family protein — protein sequence MGIRPKQILVHTSLFVVTFITTTLAGSEWTYGRSVFMPGYGWLDFYKGMSYSIPFLLILTVHEFGHYFAAIHYKVKTTLPYFIPLPPLPFMIGTMGALIRLKGKVTSKQHHFDIGIAGPLAGFVVAIGVLWYGFAHLPPPEYIFQFHPEYQQFGLDYANFVYTPSYLAENAGADVMIGKNLLFVFFEKFVADPARIPNMHEIIHYPFLFAGFLSLVFTSINLLPIGQLDGGHVVYGLLGFKGHRQVASIAFTLFLFYAGLGYINPGDPPNQLAWEIPLFVGFLYLCLTGLGLKWKDTLMYALTVFALQYLLATLVPGIQGYPGWLLFVFIIGRFIGVQHPPSEMENPLTAGRKALGWFALLVFVICFAPNPLEIVITGASQP from the coding sequence ATGGGGATAAGGCCAAAACAAATACTGGTCCACACCTCGCTCTTCGTGGTTACCTTCATTACCACCACCCTGGCGGGGTCGGAGTGGACGTACGGAAGGTCCGTGTTTATGCCCGGCTACGGTTGGCTGGATTTTTACAAGGGCATGTCGTATTCCATCCCCTTCCTGCTCATCCTTACCGTGCATGAGTTTGGGCATTACTTTGCCGCCATCCATTACAAGGTAAAAACCACCTTGCCCTACTTCATCCCGTTGCCGCCCCTTCCATTTATGATCGGCACCATGGGGGCGCTCATTAGGCTAAAGGGAAAGGTGACCTCCAAGCAACACCATTTTGATATTGGTATTGCCGGGCCCCTCGCAGGGTTTGTGGTGGCCATCGGGGTCTTGTGGTATGGGTTCGCCCACTTGCCGCCCCCGGAATATATTTTCCAGTTCCACCCCGAGTATCAACAGTTTGGCCTGGATTACGCCAACTTTGTGTACACGCCCTCTTACCTGGCGGAAAATGCAGGCGCAGACGTGATGATAGGAAAAAACCTCTTGTTTGTTTTTTTTGAGAAATTCGTTGCGGACCCGGCCCGTATCCCCAACATGCACGAAATCATCCATTATCCCTTCCTCTTTGCAGGGTTCCTGTCATTGGTGTTTACCAGCATCAACCTGCTCCCCATCGGCCAGTTGGATGGCGGCCATGTGGTGTATGGCCTGCTGGGCTTTAAGGGCCACAGGCAGGTAGCGTCAATTGCCTTTACCTTGTTCCTGTTCTACGCAGGCCTGGGGTACATCAACCCGGGCGACCCGCCTAACCAACTGGCTTGGGAGATACCCCTGTTTGTGGGCTTTCTCTACCTCTGCCTTACCGGCCTGGGCCTTAAATGGAAGGATACATTGATGTACGCCCTCACTGTTTTTGCCCTGCAATACCTGCTGGCAACCCTCGTCCCCGGTATCCAGGGCTACCCGGGCTGGCTGCTTTTTGTTTTTATCATCGGCAGGTTTATTGGCGTGCAACACCCGCCTTCCGAAATGGAAAACCCGCTAACCGCAGGAAGGAAAGCACTCGGGTGGTTTGCGCTGTTGGTGTTTGTCATTTGCTTTGCCCCAAACCCACTTGAAATCGTAATCACAGGGGCTAGTCAACCCTGA
- a CDS encoding choice-of-anchor J domain-containing protein translates to MRKQLLILLLGTGAAWQAFGQQRCATVEYQKRTNPRHLLQKEEFEDWMGKQHVRPRLKGFGTGKANAATYVVPVVFHVIHNDEPIGTGTNIPDEQLVSQINVLNKDFQRLNADAAQTPAEFLPVAGNLDIEFVLAKQDPEGLATTGIQRVQGTKTEWTLADNATFKSLSYWPSENYLNIWVINFNDPSNFIGYAQFPESPLPGLENSSSDPLTDGVVVNYRDIGTVDEEPLPGAFNLDPEFNKGRTTTHEVGHFFGLRHIWGDASSCSATDYVDDTPPQSTETTGCPSHPQVSCSQDKMFQNYLDYTDDACMNLFTAGQVARMEIVLQNSPRRASLTSSPGAQPPAPVANDLGIRKITNPGTTSCGGTLAPSIEVRNYGTNAITSARIAFTLNGNPQETKDVALALNPLDIATITFAPINLPAPSSSLVGFQILQTNGGPDGKVSDNQLAHTSEVPYIASVPYFEYFDTAPPTWSIQNPDQLTTWENVAVPNGMAGNRAMYINFYDYENKGVTDMLVGPVLDLSGVPEPLLKFDRAYASFPGANYADRLTVIVVTDCNPDLSAGTEIFNKSSGDPGFSTAPDTFNPFVPTGASQWKSESISLAPFKSQGNVQIAFVGQNSNGNNLYLDNVFVFENLNDLALKEMVSPSPVVGKNTFAPIVKIMNEGSSLITSFNVEVKKNNVLLYAQAMDGLALATGEGATIELGPITLDNGTNLVSISLSSPNGNPDEVPSNNSIERTVVVNHAYETVPARQNFNLSFQDAWTIVGQAPMPGWELTTTNKGTSLAYRAFSNTSIGDEAWLVGPVLDFSKAIKASLFFDVSYALSIKGTERLRVLSSVDGGLTFTQTEYDRPGTDFLSAHDNASWAPVTVADWKREYVNLNDLAGEPNVRLAFVATNDNGNNLYLDDIELYNDDNPFPPVTTSLYSVYTTSFHEIKVTFNLPVKETSRLQVYNTMGQLVTDNLLPDNLNQTYTIDMGAQQAGIYILRLRVANQLESVKVFITR, encoded by the coding sequence GTGAGGAAACAACTGCTTATACTTTTATTGGGGACAGGGGCGGCCTGGCAGGCTTTCGGCCAGCAGCGGTGCGCCACCGTGGAATACCAGAAAAGGACCAATCCCCGGCATTTGCTGCAAAAGGAGGAATTTGAAGACTGGATGGGCAAACAGCACGTGCGGCCCCGGCTCAAAGGCTTTGGCACCGGAAAGGCCAATGCCGCTACCTATGTGGTCCCCGTGGTGTTCCATGTCATCCACAATGACGAACCCATAGGGACGGGCACCAACATTCCTGACGAGCAGTTGGTTTCACAAATCAACGTGCTCAACAAAGACTTTCAGCGCCTCAATGCGGATGCCGCCCAAACCCCGGCAGAGTTCCTGCCGGTTGCCGGGAACCTGGACATTGAATTTGTATTGGCAAAACAAGACCCCGAAGGGCTGGCCACCACTGGGATACAACGGGTGCAGGGCACCAAAACAGAATGGACGCTGGCAGACAATGCCACCTTTAAGTCCCTTAGCTACTGGCCATCGGAAAATTACCTGAACATCTGGGTCATCAATTTCAACGACCCTTCCAATTTCATCGGTTACGCCCAGTTCCCCGAATCCCCCTTGCCGGGGTTGGAAAATTCCTCTTCCGATCCGTTGACGGATGGGGTCGTGGTGAACTACCGGGACATCGGAACGGTGGACGAGGAACCCCTGCCGGGGGCCTTCAACCTCGACCCCGAATTCAACAAGGGGCGTACCACCACCCACGAGGTAGGACATTTTTTTGGGCTTCGCCATATATGGGGGGATGCCAGCAGTTGCAGCGCCACGGATTATGTGGACGACACGCCACCGCAATCCACCGAAACCACAGGGTGCCCGTCACATCCGCAGGTAAGTTGTTCACAGGACAAAATGTTCCAAAACTACCTCGACTATACCGATGATGCCTGCATGAACCTGTTTACGGCAGGGCAGGTGGCGCGCATGGAAATCGTGCTGCAAAACAGCCCCCGCAGGGCAAGCCTTACCTCTTCGCCTGGCGCCCAGCCCCCCGCGCCCGTGGCCAACGACTTAGGCATCAGGAAGATAACAAACCCGGGCACCACTTCGTGCGGGGGAACGCTTGCCCCCAGCATTGAGGTAAGGAATTACGGGACCAATGCCATTACCTCCGCCCGGATAGCCTTTACCCTCAATGGCAACCCACAGGAAACAAAGGACGTGGCGCTTGCCCTCAACCCCCTGGACATCGCCACCATTACCTTTGCCCCCATCAACCTTCCTGCCCCCAGCTCCTCCCTGGTGGGTTTCCAAATCCTCCAGACCAACGGGGGGCCTGACGGCAAGGTTTCGGACAACCAATTGGCCCACACCTCTGAAGTGCCCTACATTGCCAGTGTTCCCTACTTCGAGTATTTTGATACTGCCCCGCCCACGTGGTCCATCCAAAACCCCGACCAACTGACCACCTGGGAAAACGTGGCCGTGCCTAACGGCATGGCCGGGAACAGGGCCATGTACATCAATTTTTACGATTATGAAAACAAGGGCGTGACCGATATGCTGGTGGGCCCTGTGCTCGACCTTTCGGGCGTCCCGGAGCCGCTTTTAAAATTTGACAGGGCCTATGCCTCATTTCCGGGGGCCAACTATGCGGACAGGTTAACGGTGATAGTCGTTACGGATTGCAACCCGGATTTGTCGGCCGGCACCGAGATATTCAACAAATCATCGGGGGACCCGGGTTTTTCCACCGCCCCGGACACCTTTAACCCCTTCGTGCCCACGGGCGCATCGCAATGGAAATCCGAATCCATTTCCCTGGCCCCGTTCAAAAGCCAGGGCAATGTCCAAATTGCCTTTGTCGGGCAAAATTCCAACGGCAACAACCTATACCTGGACAATGTTTTTGTGTTTGAAAACCTTAATGATTTGGCCTTGAAAGAAATGGTCAGCCCATCGCCAGTGGTGGGGAAAAATACCTTTGCCCCCATCGTTAAAATAATGAACGAAGGCAGCTCCCTGATTACCAGTTTTAATGTGGAGGTAAAAAAGAACAATGTTTTGCTGTACGCCCAGGCGATGGATGGGCTTGCCCTTGCGACAGGCGAAGGGGCCACCATTGAACTCGGCCCCATTACCCTGGACAATGGCACCAACCTCGTGTCCATTTCCCTTTCGTCACCCAACGGAAACCCGGACGAGGTGCCCTCCAACAACTCCATTGAAAGAACGGTGGTGGTGAACCATGCTTACGAAACCGTGCCGGCCAGGCAAAACTTTAACCTTTCCTTTCAGGATGCCTGGACAATTGTGGGCCAGGCCCCCATGCCCGGTTGGGAATTGACCACCACCAACAAGGGCACTTCCCTGGCCTACCGCGCGTTTTCCAATACCTCGATTGGTGACGAGGCGTGGTTGGTGGGCCCCGTGTTGGATTTTTCCAAAGCAATAAAGGCCAGCCTGTTTTTTGACGTCAGTTATGCCCTCTCCATCAAGGGAACGGAGCGCCTGCGGGTGTTGTCTTCCGTGGATGGCGGGTTGACCTTTACGCAAACCGAATACGACCGGCCGGGCACCGATTTTCTTTCTGCCCATGACAATGCCTCCTGGGCACCCGTCACCGTTGCAGACTGGAAGAGGGAATATGTGAACCTCAACGACCTGGCGGGGGAGCCAAATGTTCGCCTGGCATTTGTGGCCACCAACGATAACGGGAACAACCTTTACCTGGATGATATTGAATTGTACAATGACGACAACCCTTTCCCCCCTGTCACCACGTCATTGTACAGCGTGTACACCACCTCCTTTCATGAAATTAAGGTCACCTTCAACCTGCCCGTGAAGGAAACGTCAAGGTTGCAGGTGTACAACACCATGGGGCAACTCGTGACGGACAACCTGCTGCCCGACAATTTGAACCAAACGTACACGATCGACATGGGCGCGCAGCAGGCGGGAATATACATATTGCGCCTTCGGGTCGCCAATCAATTGGAGTCGGTCAAAGTGTTTATCACACGTTAG
- a CDS encoding HAD family phosphatase, which translates to MRPSTGTVPARDFKNIIFDLGGVIINLDEAKTVERLARVSALPAAAIQHHFLHFDAYKQFEKGQVPVGAFREAVRKEFKVKATDEEIDDCMNAMLLDIPGERIRLLGSLRAAHRLFLLSNTNEVHYACFNRILKETTGDVSLGPYFEKSYYSHLVHMRKPDLEVFEKVLSENGLVPADTLFIDDNRANLEGAKPTGISTFHITGPHQLFELFGWG; encoded by the coding sequence TTGCGCCCTTCAACAGGTACTGTGCCAGCCAGGGATTTTAAAAATATCATTTTTGACTTGGGTGGGGTGATCATCAACCTGGATGAAGCCAAAACAGTGGAGCGGTTGGCCCGCGTGTCTGCCCTCCCTGCAGCCGCCATTCAACACCATTTCCTTCATTTTGATGCCTACAAACAATTTGAAAAAGGACAGGTACCGGTTGGGGCGTTCAGGGAAGCCGTGAGAAAGGAATTTAAGGTAAAGGCCACCGATGAGGAAATAGATGACTGCATGAACGCCATGCTGCTGGACATCCCGGGGGAAAGGATCAGGCTTTTGGGTTCGCTCCGGGCCGCGCACCGCCTGTTCCTGTTGAGCAATACCAACGAGGTGCACTATGCCTGTTTCAACAGGATACTGAAGGAAACCACCGGTGACGTTTCATTGGGGCCTTATTTTGAAAAGTCGTATTATTCGCACCTGGTGCACATGAGGAAACCGGATTTGGAGGTATTTGAAAAGGTGCTTTCAGAAAATGGGTTGGTGCCAGCCGATACCCTTTTTATTGACGACAACCGGGCAAACCTTGAAGGGGCAAAGCCTACCGGCATCAGCACCTTTCACATAACCGGCCCCCACCAACTTTTTGAGCTGTTCGGATGGGGATAA